GTATGATAGAGATTCCGCAGGGAGAAGACTTGATTTAAAGAGAAGATTAGAACTTATTAGGATAAGGAAATGGCATAGCAGAACAAGGATTCAGAGTACTATTGATAGAAATATTGTACAAGCAATGAATGAGCTTGAAAGAATAGCTGATCAATTAAATCTTCCTAGGGTTATAGTTGAGGAGGCTACAATGATATATAGAAGAGCTGTTGAAAGAGAGCTCGTTAGAGGGAGAGCTATTGAGAGCATGGTTGCAGCAGCACTATATGCTGCTTGTAGAATACATGGAATTCCAAGAACATTAGACGAGATATCTAAGTATACCAAGAGTGGTAGGAAAGAGGTTGCAAGATGTTATAGACTTCTTGTAAGAGAATTATCATTAAGAATACCTATAGTTGATGCAGCTGAATATGCACAGAGAATAGCATCGATGTTAGGACTAAGTGGTGCTACAGTAAAAACAGCTATAGATATAATACGTAGGGCTAGGGATATGGGTGTTACAGCAGGTAGAGATCCTGCAGGAATTGCAGCAGCGGCTGTCTATATAGCAGCTCTGCTTAATGATGAGAGGAGAACACAGAAGGAAGTTGCTTCAGCAGCTGGTGTTACAGAGGTTACAGTTAGAAACAGATATAAAGAGCTGATAAAAGTACTAAGTACTGAAGAATTAAAAGAATCTATAGAGAAGTAGCTCACTATATATCTATATCGCCTTTAATATTTTTACCTCACTACTTCTTGTTTTTGCTATAACTCTATATCCACAGTATGGGCAGCGAATAGTCATCATAACGGAGAGCTGAGATTCATCGAATTCTTTTCCACACTTTAAACATATGTATCTACTCATTATTACAACACCTTATTTACAGAGCCTATACTGTGAAGCAGATTTTTAAGCTCTAGTTACAAAAGTGTAGATGGGCATGCAATAATATGAAATTAGATAACCTATGTGCAGGTCTACCACCAGAACTATGTAGCCAGCTAGAAATGGAGTCACAAGTAATCAAGATAAAGCTTGAACATAGAAAACTAGGAAAAATAGTAACAGTAATCGAAGGTATTGATGATAAAACATTTGATTTAAAGAAACTTGCCTCATATCTAAAGACAAAACTTGCTGCAGGAGGAACAATAAAGAATGGTAGGATAGAGATTCAGGGAGATCATAGATCAAAGATAAAGAAATTACTTATAGAAGAATTTGGTTTTAAACCTGAAAATATAGTGTTTATAGAGGAAGCATAGAGAATAGTGTAGGTTAATGGCAATAATAAACAACGTATTACATGAGATCATTAATAGGAGTAGAGAAGCTGAAAAGATAATAAGAAGCTATATTCATAGAACACCTATTGATAGAAGTGAGACATTTTCAAGAATATCGAATTGTGATGTATACCTAAAATACGAGAATCTACAAAAAACAGGATCATTTAAGGTTCGTGGAGCATTATATAAGGTATACAAAGCTTATATAAATGGTGCAAAAGGTGTTGTTGCAGCCTCTGCTGGAAATCATGCACAAGGAGTAGCATATGCGGCTAGGGTATTTGGATTACCTAGTATAGTAGTTATGCCTAGGACAGCTCCTATATCTAAGATAGATGCTACTAAAAACTATGGTGCTAAGATAATTCTATATGGCGATATTATTGATGAGGCTGAAGAGAAAGCTAAAGAGGTAGCAGAGGATCAAGACTTTGTATTTATCCATCCATACAATGATATTGATGTAATAGCTGGTCAAGCTACAATAGCATGGGAGATCCTAGAACAGCTTAGCAATTTTGATATAGTTGTTGTGCCAATAGGTGGAGGAGGACTTGCATCAGGAATCATTAGCATTATAAAAAGTGTAAAGCCTAGCATAAAAATAGTTGGTGTTGAGCCTAAAAATGCGCCTAAATTTTATGAGTCATTAAAATGTGGTAAAATTGTAAGTATAGATGTAAAACCTTCTATAGCTGATGGTCTTATCGCTAAAAAACCAGGGACCTTAACCTTTGAGATAATATCTAAGCTTATAGATGATATAGTTCTTGTAGATGAAGATGAGATAGCTTATACAATGTTTCTATTACTAGAGAGAGCAAAGATGTTGGTTGAGGGTGCTGGAGCAGTATCGCTTGCAGCAATATTAAGCAGAAAGATAAGCAATATTGACGGCAAAAAGGTTTTGGCATTGATAACAGGAGGAAATGTTGATCTAACCTCTATATACAGAATTATATTAAAGGGGCTTCTTGTCTATGGAAGAATAGTGAAGATACGTGGCTATGTCCCAGATGTTCCAGGTACATTGCATAAGATACTAACTGTTTTGACAAAATATGGATGTAATATATTGGAGATAAGACATGAAAGATATCATGAAAAGGCATTACCATGGCATACAGATTTAGAGATACTGATGGAAGTACCATCCAAGGACTATGTAGATCAAATCATCAGCGAGTTAAAATCTATTGGTATAGAAATGAATATAGAGAAATAGTTTTTTATTCAGGGCGAGAGCTCCTCATCACATTTCAGATGGTTTGCATAGTCATCATTATTTCTAACGTCTTATCATAGACACTACATATTTAGCTAGCTTTAGTGCAGGATTTATATTTGTAACCCTTTGTATTCCTCTCCACTGTGGAGATG
Above is a genomic segment from Ignisphaera aggregans DSM 17230 containing:
- a CDS encoding Transcription initiation factor IIB (TFIIB) (COGs: COG1405 Transcription initiation factor TFIIIB Brf1 subunit/Transcription initiation factor TFIIB~InterPro IPR000812:IPR013150:IPR013137:IPR006670~KEGG: sto:ST0349 transcription initiation factor IIB~PFAM: Transcription factor TFIIB cyclin-related; Zinc finger TFIIB-type domain protein~SMART: Cyclin domain protein~SPTR: Q975S1 Transcription initiation factor IIB~PFAM: TFIIB zinc-binding; Transcription factor TFIIB repeat) → MVIRPSEPSPEDILAKCPSGNIVYDEVRGEWICADSGEVIAEHVIDRGPEWRAFTAEERERRSRAGAPINIALHDSGLSTVIDWYDRDSAGRRLDLKRRLELIRIRKWHSRTRIQSTIDRNIVQAMNELERIADQLNLPRVIVEEATMIYRRAVERELVRGRAIESMVAAALYAACRIHGIPRTLDEISKYTKSGRKEVARCYRLLVRELSLRIPIVDAAEYAQRIASMLGLSGATVKTAIDIIRRARDMGVTAGRDPAGIAAAAVYIAALLNDERRTQKEVASAAGVTEVTVRNRYKELIKVLSTEELKESIEK
- a CDS encoding RNA polymerase Rbp10 (InterPro IPR006591~KEGG: sai:Saci_0864 DNA-directed RNA polymerase subunit P~SMART: RNA polymerase Rbp10~SPTR: Q4JAE8 DNA-directed RNA polymerase subunit P~PFAM: DNA directed RNA polymerase, 7 kDa subunit), translated to MSRYICLKCGKEFDESQLSVMMTIRCPYCGYRVIAKTRSSEVKILKAI
- a CDS encoding translation initiation factor 1 (eIF-1/SUI1) (COGs: COG0023 Translation initiation factor 1 (eIF-1/SUI1) and related protein~InterPro IPR001950~KEGG: ape:APE_1629 translation initiation factor SUI1~PFAM: translation initiation factor SUI1~SPTR: Q9YBG9 Protein translation factor SUI1 homolog~PFAM: Translation initiation factor SUI1~TIGRFAM: translation initation factor SUI1, putative, prokaryotic) produces the protein MKLDNLCAGLPPELCSQLEMESQVIKIKLEHRKLGKIVTVIEGIDDKTFDLKKLASYLKTKLAAGGTIKNGRIEIQGDHRSKIKKLLIEEFGFKPENIVFIEEA
- a CDS encoding threonine dehydratase (COGs: COG1171 Threonine dehydratase~InterPro IPR002912:IPR001926:IPR005789~KEGG: hbu:Hbut_0216 threonine dehydratase~PFAM: Pyridoxal-5'-phosphate-dependent protein beta subunit; amino acid-binding ACT domain protein~SPTR: A2BJC7 Threonine dehydratase catabolic~TIGRFAM: threonine dehydratase~PFAM: ACT domain; Pyridoxal-phosphate dependent enzyme~TIGRFAM: threonine dehydratase, medium form) gives rise to the protein MAIINNVLHEIINRSREAEKIIRSYIHRTPIDRSETFSRISNCDVYLKYENLQKTGSFKVRGALYKVYKAYINGAKGVVAASAGNHAQGVAYAARVFGLPSIVVMPRTAPISKIDATKNYGAKIILYGDIIDEAEEKAKEVAEDQDFVFIHPYNDIDVIAGQATIAWEILEQLSNFDIVVVPIGGGGLASGIISIIKSVKPSIKIVGVEPKNAPKFYESLKCGKIVSIDVKPSIADGLIAKKPGTLTFEIISKLIDDIVLVDEDEIAYTMFLLLERAKMLVEGAGAVSLAAILSRKISNIDGKKVLALITGGNVDLTSIYRIILKGLLVYGRIVKIRGYVPDVPGTLHKILTVLTKYGCNILEIRHERYHEKALPWHTDLEILMEVPSKDYVDQIISELKSIGIEMNIEK